One window from the genome of Anabaena sphaerica FACHB-251 encodes:
- the galK gene encoding galactokinase: MNFEEIFNTIPETEASAPGRVNLLGEHTDYNDGFVLPTAIPQSTTVLLGMSRDSEHHFYSENLNERVTILDTHHSPSGFSSYIFGCIEVLKTAGYTIPPLLVYVKSTVPIGSGLSSSAALEVATLRGIRQLLDLPLNDVEIAQLAQQAEIHYAGVQCGIMDQMAASLADSKHILFLDTRTLERQLVPFPSEAEIVVIDSGVPRTLASSGYNQRRAECEEAAHLLGVTALRDITDAKETEILPKPLCDRARHVITENNRVLEALQGVSPERFGELMNASHASLRDDYEVSVPALDTLVEILQRTPGVFGARLTGAGFGGACVALVASGEGRDIATKAVEEYNHLGNTGRILVPTFEL, translated from the coding sequence ATGAATTTTGAAGAAATATTTAATACAATACCCGAAACAGAAGCCAGTGCGCCTGGTAGGGTAAATTTACTGGGTGAACATACCGACTATAATGATGGTTTTGTGCTGCCAACTGCCATTCCTCAAAGCACAACAGTGTTACTGGGCATGAGTAGAGATAGCGAACACCATTTTTACTCAGAAAATTTAAACGAGCGAGTCACTATATTAGATACGCACCATTCACCATCGGGGTTTTCCAGCTATATTTTTGGTTGTATTGAAGTTTTGAAAACAGCAGGATACACAATACCACCCTTATTGGTGTATGTGAAATCAACCGTGCCTATAGGTTCGGGTTTATCTAGCAGTGCGGCTTTAGAAGTAGCAACACTGAGAGGAATACGTCAACTTCTTGATCTCCCTCTCAATGATGTGGAAATTGCCCAACTCGCACAACAAGCAGAAATTCACTATGCTGGTGTCCAATGCGGCATTATGGATCAAATGGCTGCTAGTTTGGCGGATAGCAAACATATTTTATTTTTAGATACTCGTACCCTAGAACGCCAGCTTGTACCTTTTCCATCTGAAGCCGAGATTGTAGTTATAGATAGCGGTGTGCCGCGTACCCTTGCTAGTAGTGGCTATAACCAACGTCGGGCTGAGTGTGAAGAGGCTGCCCATTTGTTGGGAGTGACAGCACTGCGAGATATTACTGATGCTAAGGAAACCGAAATATTACCTAAACCGTTATGCGATCGCGCTCGTCATGTAATTACAGAAAATAACCGCGTCTTGGAAGCTTTACAGGGAGTCTCACCTGAGCGGTTTGGAGAGTTGATGAACGCATCCCATGCTAGTTTACGGGATGATTACGAAGTTTCCGTTCCTGCGCTGGATACTTTGGTAGAAATTTTGCAGAGAACGCCAGGAGTATTTGGTGCAAGGCTGACAGGAGCAGGTTTTGGTGGAGCTTGCGTGGCTTTAGTTGCATCAGGTGAAGGAAGAGATATTGCCACAAAAGCCGTTGAAGAATACAACCATCTAGGTAACACCGGACGTATTTTAGTTCCCACTTTTGAGCTTTAG
- a CDS encoding bile acid:sodium symporter family protein — protein sequence MQASFLSAVVLPVALAIIMLGMGLSLAPEDFQRVKKYPKAVAIGLINQLFFLPVIGFIIAKVVPMQPNIAMGLMIVALCPGGVSSNVITFLAKGDVALSVTLTAFSSVITVFTIPLFGNLAYQHFIGQTAAIALPIGATILQVFLMTLLPIGLGMGVRQIFPEVARRLEKVTNRLAVAFLAIIILLLIIREWNNLPGFIVQVGVGVVLLNTIAMLAGFYVSKLFNLNIPQQICIAIEVGIQNGTLAIAITAGLLNNPDMAVPAAIYSLFMNVTGFIAITYGRKLAASNPVQEAIESKV from the coding sequence ATGCAAGCAAGCTTTTTGAGTGCGGTTGTTTTACCTGTAGCTTTGGCTATCATTATGCTGGGAATGGGGTTATCTCTTGCACCAGAAGATTTCCAGCGTGTAAAGAAGTATCCCAAAGCGGTTGCCATTGGCTTGATTAATCAGTTGTTTTTTTTACCTGTGATTGGTTTTATCATTGCTAAAGTTGTACCCATGCAGCCAAACATTGCTATGGGATTAATGATAGTGGCGCTGTGTCCAGGTGGAGTATCCTCCAATGTCATTACATTCCTCGCTAAAGGTGATGTTGCACTCTCAGTCACGCTGACGGCTTTTAGCAGTGTAATTACAGTATTTACAATTCCATTGTTCGGCAACCTTGCATACCAGCACTTTATCGGGCAAACTGCGGCGATCGCTCTACCCATTGGTGCAACTATACTACAAGTTTTTCTGATGACGCTTTTGCCTATCGGGTTGGGAATGGGGGTAAGACAGATATTTCCAGAAGTTGCGCGTCGGTTGGAAAAAGTGACTAACCGCCTAGCAGTTGCTTTTCTGGCGATAATTATTCTCTTGCTCATTATTCGTGAGTGGAATAATCTCCCTGGCTTTATTGTCCAAGTGGGAGTAGGTGTAGTGCTTTTGAATACTATCGCAATGTTGGCGGGGTTTTATGTTAGCAAACTATTTAACCTAAATATTCCTCAGCAAATCTGCATTGCCATTGAGGTGGGTATTCAAAATGGTACACTAGCTATAGCAATTACAGCCGGACTACTCAACAATCCTGATATGGCTGTACCAGCAGCAATTTACAGTTTGTTTATGAATGTCACAGGGTTTATTGCTATTACCTACGGGAGAAAGTTGGCTGCAAGCAACCCGGTTCAGGAAGCTATAGAGAG